One genomic window of Micropterus dolomieu isolate WLL.071019.BEF.003 ecotype Adirondacks linkage group LG14, ASM2129224v1, whole genome shotgun sequence includes the following:
- the si:dkey-21c1.4 gene encoding flocculation protein FLO11 isoform X1, with protein sequence MSSEVCPFCGKTYKRLKSHLPHCKAAATSKTPPTKHNATVNHTSSSSQLAAASSTPPAKGEKSTQMLSVNASPQVRKSKKVSVISPATSLSESLSPSSASLPPSTKKKKQKLSEQIKTVTMPSSNTVSLSPSPSPTISEPKKKSLRALIEAAKSKEVSKGLLEGTRSAQEDLPSGSTPFVADPLSSRATAQTETKTTPDKDLDTKPKGASQMKASKTKKAAQSHSTSKYTSSSLESKVNETSARPIVRDNFWVDTEGEIEDLSVNKMHLKSGSGHQARITLQDVKATLGRANATRQSWRKSILSQIETTDLSSKIKPPLPPANQEHVDSCVVNTKTLSDQLPSTSLQHTRLQSVKRKSSKSKQATSIPGQHDGSPQHELASPATPLLNGHLLSQVSQATYLPHTVSVNEGLKVGHHMTGLCTISPSLTQFSRPHCFRLAPQTLPARVETQRVADGLTMQMSQLEVRKQNTADNGTKGALTQQSLGQVRLKELPGWLACKSPSHPREVVEMVQSGWQWYYKKYIDVKKGGVGGLGMLLAGYCVLSYIWSYPHIKRDRWRKYH encoded by the exons ATGAGCTCTG agGTGTGCCCGTTCTGTGGGAAAACCTACAAAAGGTTGAAGAGTCACCTGCCACATTGCAAGGCAGCAGCAACCTCCAAAACACCTCCAACTAAACACAATGCCACGGTGAACCACACATCATCATCTTCTCAGCTGGCCGCAGCCTCGTCGACGCCACCAGCAAAGGGGGAAAAGTCCACACAGATGCTGTCAGTGAATGCAAGTCCACAAGTAAGGAAGAGTAAGAAGGTGTCTGTGATATCACCAGCAACATCTTTGTCGGAGTCATTGTCCCCGAGTTCTGCATCACTTCCACCATCAactaagaagaagaaacagaagctgtctgaacaaataaaaacagtcacTATGCCCTCTTCTAACACAGTTTCTCTCTCCCCATCACCGTCTCCCACCATCTCTGAGCCCAAAAAGAAGAGTCTCCGTGCTTTGATAGAAGCTGCGAAGTCCAAAGAGGTTTCTAAGGGATTGCTGGAGGGAACCAGATCTGCCCAAGAGGACCTGCCTTCAGGTTCAACTCCATTTGTGGCAGATCCTCTAAGCTCCAGAGCCACAGCTCAGACAGAGACCAAAACCACTCCCGACAAAGACTTAGACACCAAACCCAAAGGAGCATCTCAAATGAAGGCATCAAAGACGAAGAAGGCAGCACAATCCCATTCCACAAGCAAATATACCTCTAGCTCTCTGGAATCTAAAGTAAATGAAACTAGTGCAAGACCCATTGTAAGAGACAACTTCTGGGTGGACACCGAGGGGGAAATTGAGGATTTATCTGTGAATAAGATGCACTTGAAATCAGGAAGTGGTCACCAGGCCAGGATTACCCTCCAGGATGTTAAAGCCACATTAGGCCGAGCCAACGCCACGCGTCAGTCCTGGAGGAAAAGCATCCTGAGCCAGATTGAAACTACTGATCTAAGCAGCAAAATCAAACCTCCACTCCCACCGGCGAATCAAGAACATGTTGATAGCTGCGTGGTAAATACTAAAACACTCTCAGACCAGCTGCCCAGCACCAGTTTACAACATACAAGGCTGCAGtcagttaaaagaaaaagctCAAAGTCTAAACAAGCAACTTCAATTCCGGGTCAACATGATGGTTCCCCTCAGCATGAATTAGCGTCCCCTGCGACTCCCCTCCTTAATGGCCATTTGTTGTCTCAGGTGAGCCAAGCCACATACCTTCCGCATACAGTCAGCGTGAATGAGGGGCTGAAGGTGGGCCATCACATGACAGGACTCTGCACAATATCACCATCACTCACCCAGTTTTCTAGACCGCATTGTTTCCGTCTAGCACCACAAACTCTGCCGGCGAGGGTAGAGACACAAAGAGTTGCCGATGGGTTGACGATGCAGATGTCGCAGCTCGAGGTCCGGAAACAAAACACTGCTGATAATGGAACCAAAG GTGCTCTGACACAGCAGAGTCTTGGACAGGTGAGACTGAAGGAGTTGCCTGGGTGGTTGGCCTGCAAAAGTCCCAGCCATCCAAGAGAAGTCGTGGAAATGGTGCAAAGTG GCTGGCAGTGGTATTACAAGAAGTATATTGATGTGAAGAAAGGTGGTGTAGGTGGACTGGGCATGTTGTTGGCCGGATACTGTGTGCTCAGCTACATCTGGAGTTACCCTCATATAA agcGTGATCGCTGGAGGAAGTACCACTAA
- the tbcc gene encoding tubulin-specific chaperone C, giving the protein MDATTEVSQETGFAGESGAAKIQERLQKRHKTRIEDVERRKEAKASQSVAEEKGEYFFSTFNAERASIEELLSSCSGADRAVLTQRLEEATIKTLQLQKFLNDSMLFLTQYDLRQAQAALQKLQTVLAQTREEGLPKKRFAFKARTKAADEVTVPVSDTPDAGTPADAGSTNICGAAASEQCGFSNMNNVYLTKTAEEIQKGDVLLTHLTNCKVRLFGSPSTLHLKHIDSCEILCGPVSSSVFVDHCTNSTLAFPCQQLRTHNTTDTQVYVHVTSRAIIEDCHGVSFAPFSWSYPTLKEDFTVSGLDRDRNNWSQVDDFNWLAAGRPSPNWTVIPEADRKTNWDA; this is encoded by the coding sequence atggaTGCAACGACTGAAGTTAGCCAGGAAACTGGGTTCGCCGGCGAAAGCGGTGCCGCCAAGATACAAGAGCGACTTCAGAAACGGCACAAGACGAGGATAGAGGATGTCGAGCGGAGGAAGGAAGCTAAAGCGAGCCAGTCTGTCGCGGAGGAAAAGGGCGAGTATTTCTTCAGCACGTTCAACGCGGAGCGGGCGTCCATCGAGGAACTGCTGTCCAGCTGCTCCGGAGCTGACCGGGCCGTGTTGACCCAAAGGCTGGAGGAGGCGACGATCAAAACGCTTCAGCTGCAGAAGTTTCTCAATGACAGCATGTTGTTTCTCACGCAGTACGACCTGAGACAAGCCCAAGCTGCTCTCCAGAAACTCCAAACCGTCCTCGCTCAGACCAGAGAAGAGGGCCTGCCCAAGAAGAGGTTTGCCTTTAAAGCTCGCACTAAAGCAGCAGATGAAGTTACTGTGCCAGTGTCAGACACGCCTGATGCTGGCACACCTGCAGATGCTGGTAGCACCAACATTTGTGGAGCTGCAGCCTCTGAGCAGTGCGGCTTCTCCAACATGAATAATGTATACCTGACAAAGACAGCTGAGGAGATCCAGAAAGGAGACGTGCTCTTGACTCATCTGACCAACTGCAAGGTCCGTCTGTTCGGTTCCCCCAGCACACTGCACCTGAAACACATCGACAGCTGTGAGATCCTATGTGGGCCCGTGTCTAGTTCAGTATTCGTGGATCACTGCACAAACAGTACTCTGGCCTTCCCTTGTCAGCAGCTGCGGACCCACAACACCACCGACACACAGGTGTATGTGCACGTCACCAGCCGAGCCATCATAGAGGACTGTCATGGAGTGAGCTTCGCCCCATTCTCCTGGTCCTATCCCACCCTGAAGGAGGACTTCACTGTGTCTGGCCTAGACCGGGACCGAAACAACTGGAGCCAGGTGGATGACTTCAACTGGCTTGCTGCAGGAAGACCTTCACCTAACTGGACGGTCATTCCAGAAGCAGACAGGAAAACCAATTGGGACGCCTAG
- the si:dkey-21c1.4 gene encoding flocculation protein FLO11 isoform X2, with amino-acid sequence MSSEVCPFCGKTYKRLKSHLPHCKAAATSKTPPTKHNATVNHTSSSSQLAAASSTPPAKGEKSTQMLSVNASPQVRKSKKVSVISPATSLSESLSPSSASLPPSTKKKKQKLSEQIKTVTMPSSNTVSLSPSPSPTISEPKKKSLRALIEAAKSKEVSKGLLEGTRSAQEDLPSGSTPFVADPLSSRATAQTETKTTPDKDLDTKPKGASQMKASKTKKAAQSHSTSKYTSSSLESKVNETSARPIVRDNFWVDTEGEIEDLSVNKMHLKSGSGHQARITLQDVKATLGRANATRQSWRKSILSQIETTDLSSKIKPPLPPANQEHVDSCVVNTKTLSDQLPSTSLQHTRLQSVKRKSSKSKQATSIPGQHDGSPQHELASPATPLLNGHLLSQVSQATYLPHTVSVNEGLKVGHHMTGLCTISPSLTQFSRPHCFRLAPQTLPARVETQRVADGLTMQMSQLEVRKQNTADNGTKGALTQQSLGQVRLKELPGWLACKSPSHPREVVEMVQSGWQWYYKKYIDVKKGGVGGLGMLLAGYCVLSYIWSYPHIKRDRWRKYH; translated from the exons agGTGTGCCCGTTCTGTGGGAAAACCTACAAAAGGTTGAAGAGTCACCTGCCACATTGCAAGGCAGCAGCAACCTCCAAAACACCTCCAACTAAACACAATGCCACGGTGAACCACACATCATCATCTTCTCAGCTGGCCGCAGCCTCGTCGACGCCACCAGCAAAGGGGGAAAAGTCCACACAGATGCTGTCAGTGAATGCAAGTCCACAAGTAAGGAAGAGTAAGAAGGTGTCTGTGATATCACCAGCAACATCTTTGTCGGAGTCATTGTCCCCGAGTTCTGCATCACTTCCACCATCAactaagaagaagaaacagaagctgtctgaacaaataaaaacagtcacTATGCCCTCTTCTAACACAGTTTCTCTCTCCCCATCACCGTCTCCCACCATCTCTGAGCCCAAAAAGAAGAGTCTCCGTGCTTTGATAGAAGCTGCGAAGTCCAAAGAG GTTTCTAAGGGATTGCTGGAGGGAACCAGATCTGCCCAAGAGGACCTGCCTTCAGGTTCAACTCCATTTGTGGCAGATCCTCTAAGCTCCAGAGCCACAGCTCAGACAGAGACCAAAACCACTCCCGACAAAGACTTAGACACCAAACCCAAAGGAGCATCTCAAATGAAGGCATCAAAGACGAAGAAGGCAGCACAATCCCATTCCACAAGCAAATATACCTCTAGCTCTCTGGAATCTAAAGTAAATGAAACTAGTGCAAGACCCATTGTAAGAGACAACTTCTGGGTGGACACCGAGGGGGAAATTGAGGATTTATCTGTGAATAAGATGCACTTGAAATCAGGAAGTGGTCACCAGGCCAGGATTACCCTCCAGGATGTTAAAGCCACATTAGGCCGAGCCAACGCCACGCGTCAGTCCTGGAGGAAAAGCATCCTGAGCCAGATTGAAACTACTGATCTAAGCAGCAAAATCAAACCTCCACTCCCACCGGCGAATCAAGAACATGTTGATAGCTGCGTGGTAAATACTAAAACACTCTCAGACCAGCTGCCCAGCACCAGTTTACAACATACAAGGCTGCAGtcagttaaaagaaaaagctCAAAGTCTAAACAAGCAACTTCAATTCCGGGTCAACATGATGGTTCCCCTCAGCATGAATTAGCGTCCCCTGCGACTCCCCTCCTTAATGGCCATTTGTTGTCTCAGGTGAGCCAAGCCACATACCTTCCGCATACAGTCAGCGTGAATGAGGGGCTGAAGGTGGGCCATCACATGACAGGACTCTGCACAATATCACCATCACTCACCCAGTTTTCTAGACCGCATTGTTTCCGTCTAGCACCACAAACTCTGCCGGCGAGGGTAGAGACACAAAGAGTTGCCGATGGGTTGACGATGCAGATGTCGCAGCTCGAGGTCCGGAAACAAAACACTGCTGATAATGGAACCAAAG GTGCTCTGACACAGCAGAGTCTTGGACAGGTGAGACTGAAGGAGTTGCCTGGGTGGTTGGCCTGCAAAAGTCCCAGCCATCCAAGAGAAGTCGTGGAAATGGTGCAAAGTG GCTGGCAGTGGTATTACAAGAAGTATATTGATGTGAAGAAAGGTGGTGTAGGTGGACTGGGCATGTTGTTGGCCGGATACTGTGTGCTCAGCTACATCTGGAGTTACCCTCATATAA agcGTGATCGCTGGAGGAAGTACCACTAA
- the bicral gene encoding BRD4-interacting chromatin-remodeling complex-associated protein-like, with translation MDDEDDRHLLDILGDVDALNDYLHGNNSKSIEEDDVANAAYGSDGSFFASNTTGSNTGLKDGDFGDDSAGAGLQLSSSLSFIEDELGPETSPGGVDLGGEDQPFDILQKSLMEADITEQTLAQEALLDSQPAPTLVQAPVPFPSQLVSGGYGGGMGVVTTTTAAFPAGQFLQGVSQLPNGSAQHIQVLGTFGASGGVMTLSSLERSPQIVLRQGAPVAAGTTAGGQVFAPTQGQVGQVGLPFKNIPLQNIIIQRGPGGNQTLVRPIQPKPLQAGAQTVYSLGLQPTPTTMANVVNANTATPGGHYTANGSIVMQSPLEQQQAQAQTNISPGPFLLPSSLSLTQASTIHNGPTDPNANALITSQNAVQIVAGQNFTASTGGQLILNQGVMGGNQVGGGVTQTWTGVSCASSAPAQTSCAPGRLTLVGPATAGIGGQGQVGAGPVQRLLVTQSQNCTSLSPLPGTVTQEQQDYRQNSSLDALKQDRQSHLSSIHAMTTMTQDSTLNSQVSAQKRPALPPLTRGGMILQQLRKDHAGVQTPDRHRFASIDDALQRLLPYHVFQGAPPSWDEFSQVDEEFEVVATQVLKRTHAMVNKYRRLLMVEAERSSPSSEMVMIDRTFNQEERSNLTQDKRMVLVDPDRFLEDFCCGTKSKLFQDPLPSQPLSSCSWNQSDTGSTEPPYRTDSQPGYGDPGGGGAVGPGAAERLHPPQLENKSVLELKRSQQHYSPSSASNNSLTAANSYPQGNPSPFAATSGGGQTHYQVSHHLSSRQPQPQPQPKPQPQPQYPPPLTSPPHPDTDSALEAAVNSILEC, from the exons atggatgatgaggatgatCGCCATCTTCTGGATATTTTAGG AGATGTGGATGCATTAAATGACTATCTTCATGGCAACAACAGCAAGTCT ATTGAGGAGGATGATGTAGCAAATGCAGCTTATGGGTCGGATGGATCCTTCTTTGCCAGCAACACG ACTGGCTCCAACACTGGTCTCAAAGATGGTGATTTCGGCGATGATTCAGCAGGGGCAGGCCTCCAACTCTCCAGCAGCCTTTCTTTTATCGAGGATGAATTGGGGCCGGAGACCTCCCCTGGAGGGGTGGATCTTGGGGGAGAGGACCAGCCCTTCGACATTCTACAGAAGTCTCTCATGGAGGCCGACATCACAGAGCAGACATTGGCCCAGGAGGCCTTACTAGACTCCCAGCCGGCTCCCACACTAGTGCAGGCTCCTGTTCCCTTCCCCTCCCAGCTGGTCTCTGGGGGTTATGGAGGGGGAATGGGTGTGGTGACCACGACGACAGCTGCGTTCCCAGCAGGCCAGTTCCTGCAAGGGGTGTCCCAGCTACCTAATGGCTCTGCCCAGCACATCCAGGTGTTGGGCACGTTCGGGGCCAGTGGTGGTGTGATGACTCTGAGCAGCCTGGAGAGATCTCCTCAGATTGTGCTGAGGCAGGGGGCGCCTGTAGCAGCAGGGACCACAGCAGGGGGGCAGGTGTTTGCCCCTACTCAAGGGCAGGTAGGCCAAGTCGGCTTACCTTTCAAAAACATCCCCCTTCAAAACATCATCATCCAGAGAGGCCCAGGAGGGAACCAGACTCTTGTCAGACCAATCCAGCCTAAACCCCTTCAAGCTGGGGCTCAGACTGTCTACAGCCTTGGTCTTCAGCCCACTCCCACCACAATGGCTAATGTAGTTAACGCTAACACTGCTACTCCTGGGGGACACTACACAGCCAATGGCTCCATTGTAATGCAGTCACCCCTGGAGCAGCAACAAGCACAGGCCCAAACAAATATATCACCCGGACCGTTCTTGCTGCCCAGCTCTTTGTCTCTCACTCAGGCCAGCACTATCCACAATGGCCCAACTGACCCCAACGCAAATGCCCTAATTACCAGTCAGAATGCGGTGCAGATTGTTGCGGGGCAGAATTTCACTGCATCAACAGGAGGCCAGCTAATTTTGAATCAGGGAGTAATGGGTGGGAATCAGGTTGGAGGGGGTGTAACACAAACATGGACAGGAGTTTCCTGTGCGAGCTCCGCCCCTGCGCAGACATCGTGCGCTCCTGGGCGGCTGACTCTGGTCGGCCCAGCGACGGCGGGGATCGGCGGTCAAGGCCAAGTGGGGGCTGGACCTGTTCAGCGCCTTCTAGTGACTCAGTCTCAGAATTGCACTTCTCTGTCCCCTTTACCTGGTACTGTGACACAGGAACAACAAGACTACAGACAG AATTCGTCATTAGATGCCCTCAAACAGGACAGACAGTCTCACCTCAGCAGCATCCATG CCATGACAACCATGACTCAAGATTCAACGCTCAACTCTCAG GTCAGTGCTCAGAAGAGACCTGCCCTTCCGCCACTTACAAGAGGAGGAAT GATTTTACAACAGTTGAGGAAGGATCATGCTGGAGTTCAGACCCCTGATCGGCATCGATTCGCTTCAATCGACGATGCACTGCAGAGACTCCTCCCCTACCATGTGTTCCAGGGAGCTCCACCCAGCTGGGATGAGTTCTCACAGG TGGATGAAGAATTTGAGGTAGTTGCAACTCAGGTGCTGAAGAGGACCCACGCCATGGTAAACAAATACAGACGGCTGCTAATGGTGGAAGCAGAG CGTTCCAGTCCGTCATCAGAAATGGTGATGATTGACAGGACCTTCAACCAAGAGGAGCGCAGCAATCTGACACAAGACAAACGCATGGTACTAGTTGAtccag ACCGCTTCTTGGAAGACTTCTGTTGTGGGACGAAATCCAAACTTTTCCAAGATCCCCTCCCCTCTCAGCCATTGTCCAGCTGTAGTTGGAATCAGTCGGACACAGGCTCTACGGAGCCACCGTACAGGACAGACTCCCAGCCCGGGTATGGAGACCCGGGAGGGGGTGGGGCTGTAGGACCAGGTGCAGCAGAGAGACTCCACCCTCCACAGTTAGAAAACAAGAGTGTCCTGGAACTGAAGAGATCCCAGCAACACTACAGTCCCAGCAGCGCCAGCAACAACAGCCTCACCGCAGCCAACAGTTATCCCCAAGGTAACCCCTCACCTTTTGCAGCAACATCAGGAGGAGGACAGACGCACTACCAGGTGTCTCACCACCTGTCCTCTCGCCAGCCCCAGCCCCAGCCCCAGCCCAAGCCCCAGCCCCAGCCCCAGTACCCCCCTCCACTCACCTCACCCCCTCACCCCGACACAGACTCTGCTCTTGAGGCGGCAGTCAACAGCATCTTGGAATGTTAA